One Capsicum annuum cultivar UCD-10X-F1 chromosome 2, UCD10Xv1.1, whole genome shotgun sequence genomic window carries:
- the LOC107859607 gene encoding probable WRKY transcription factor 31 isoform X1 yields MDKGWGLTLESSSSSDKVGFFMNKPVFGFNLSPRLNPAEMFPSSDDKRAIVNEVDFFSEKKPIVKKENSQGDRTDQCVVNTGLQLVIANAGSDQSTVDDGISSELVLEDKRAKIQQLAQLQVELQRMNSENQRLKGMLTQVNNSYSALQMHLVTLMQQQQQQQQQQQMISRTESTHAHEVVEAKFNDEKKQEKEGTIVPRQFMELGPSGSKADPLDEPSNSHTSSEERTLSGSPRNNMELLSRDKAIGREESPESESWAPNKVPKLMNSSKPVEQPTEATMRKARVSVRARSEAPMISDGCQWRKYGQKMAKGNPCPRAYYRCTMAVGCPVRKQVQRCAEDRTILITTYEGTHNHPLPPAAMAMASTTSAAANMLLSGSMPSADGLMNTNFLARAMLPCSSNMATISASAPFPTVTLDLTAQNSNAALPNYHQRVNHANNAQFQFPLPAGLNHPNFIASMSAPQMPQVLGQAMYNQSKFSGLQVSQDNIHHPSISHDTLSAATAAITADPNFTAALAAAISSIIGCGSHPNNNGNSTMSGPSSNNNNTSSFPGN; encoded by the exons ATGGACAAAGGATGGGGTCTTACCCTTGaaagttcttcttcttctgataAAGTTGGTTTCTTCATGAACAAGCCTGTTTTTGGTTTTAATTTAAGTCCAAGATTGAACCCTGCTGAAATGTTTCCCAGCTCCGATGATAAACGTGCCATCGTTAATGAAGTTGACTTCTTCTCTGAGAAAAAGCCTATTGTAAAGAAGGAGAATTCTCAGGGTGACAGGACTGATCAATGTGTTGTAAAT ACTGGATTACAACTTGTGATTGCAAACGCTGGAAGTGATCAATCAACAGTAGATGATGGGATTTCATCGGAATTAGTACTTGAAGATAAACGAGCTAAAATTCAG CAGTTGGCGCAATTGCAAGTTGAGCTTCAGAGGATGAATTCCGAAAATCAGCGTTTAAAAGGGATGCTTACTCAAGTTAATAACAGTTATTCTGCACTTCAGATGCATCTTGTTACACTCATGcaacagcagcagcaacaacaacagcagcAACAAATGATTTCAAGAACTGAAAGTACACATGCCCATGAG GTTGTCGAAGCCAAGTTTAATGACGAAAAGAAGCAAGAGAAAGAAGGGACCATAGTTCCAAGACAATTCATGGAGCTGGGCCCAAGTGGTTCCAAAGCTGATCCACTGGATGAGCCATCTAATTCCCATACTTCATCAGAAGAAAGAACGCTTTCTGGATCACCTCGCAACAATATGGAATTATTGTCAAGGGATAAGGCAATTGGCCGCGAAGAGAGTCCAGAATCTGAAAGTTGGGCTCCAAATAAGGTCCCTAAATTAATGAATTCATCAAAACCTGTTGAGCAACCAACCGAAGCAACTATGAGGAAAGCTCGTGTCTCCGTCCGTGCCCGATCAGAAGCTCCTATG ATTAGTGATGGCTGCCAGTGGAGAAAATATGGTCAAAAGATGGCTAAAGGCAATCCGTGTCCACGTGCTTATTATCGTTGCACGATGGCTGTTGGTTGTCCAGTGCGCAAACAG GTGCAAAGGTGTGCGGAGGACAGGACAATCTTAATAACAACATACGAAGGTACACATAACCACCCCCTACCACCAGCAGCCATGGCAATGGCATCCACTACATCAGCAGCAGCAAACATGTTGCTCTCTGGTTCCATGCCAAGTGCTGATGGACTTATGAACACAAATTTCCTAGCCAGGGCCATGCTTCCATGTTCATCAAACATGGCAACTATTTCAGCATCTGCTCCATTTCCAACGGTTACATTGGACCTCACAGCCCAAAATTCAAATGCTGCACTGCCTAATTATCACCAAAGAGTTAACCACGCTAATAATGCTCAATTCCAATTCCCTTTACCAGCTGGACTTAATCACCCGAATTTCATCGCTTCAATGTCAGCTCCACAAATGCCTCAGGTTTTAGGCCAGGCTATGTATAACCAGTCAAAATTTTCGGGTTTACAAGTTTCTCAGGACAATATTCACCACCCATCAATTTCTCATGACACACTCTCCGCTGCCACGGCTGCGATCACTGCTGACCCTAACTTCACTGCCGCCCTTGCCGCGGCCATCTCCTCCATCATAGGTTGTGGTTCTCATCCCAACAACAACGGCAACAGTACCATGTCTGGTCCATcaagcaataacaacaacactaGCAGTTTCCCAGGGAACTAA
- the LOC107859607 gene encoding probable WRKY transcription factor 31 encodes MDKGWGLTLESSSSSDKVGFFMNKPVFGFNLSPRLNPAEMFPSSDDKRAIVNEVDFFSEKKPIVKKENSQGDRTDQCVVNTGLQLVIANAGSDQSTVDDGISSELVLEDKRAKIQLAQLQVELQRMNSENQRLKGMLTQVNNSYSALQMHLVTLMQQQQQQQQQQQMISRTESTHAHEVVEAKFNDEKKQEKEGTIVPRQFMELGPSGSKADPLDEPSNSHTSSEERTLSGSPRNNMELLSRDKAIGREESPESESWAPNKVPKLMNSSKPVEQPTEATMRKARVSVRARSEAPMISDGCQWRKYGQKMAKGNPCPRAYYRCTMAVGCPVRKQVQRCAEDRTILITTYEGTHNHPLPPAAMAMASTTSAAANMLLSGSMPSADGLMNTNFLARAMLPCSSNMATISASAPFPTVTLDLTAQNSNAALPNYHQRVNHANNAQFQFPLPAGLNHPNFIASMSAPQMPQVLGQAMYNQSKFSGLQVSQDNIHHPSISHDTLSAATAAITADPNFTAALAAAISSIIGCGSHPNNNGNSTMSGPSSNNNNTSSFPGN; translated from the exons ATGGACAAAGGATGGGGTCTTACCCTTGaaagttcttcttcttctgataAAGTTGGTTTCTTCATGAACAAGCCTGTTTTTGGTTTTAATTTAAGTCCAAGATTGAACCCTGCTGAAATGTTTCCCAGCTCCGATGATAAACGTGCCATCGTTAATGAAGTTGACTTCTTCTCTGAGAAAAAGCCTATTGTAAAGAAGGAGAATTCTCAGGGTGACAGGACTGATCAATGTGTTGTAAAT ACTGGATTACAACTTGTGATTGCAAACGCTGGAAGTGATCAATCAACAGTAGATGATGGGATTTCATCGGAATTAGTACTTGAAGATAAACGAGCTAAAATTCAG TTGGCGCAATTGCAAGTTGAGCTTCAGAGGATGAATTCCGAAAATCAGCGTTTAAAAGGGATGCTTACTCAAGTTAATAACAGTTATTCTGCACTTCAGATGCATCTTGTTACACTCATGcaacagcagcagcaacaacaacagcagcAACAAATGATTTCAAGAACTGAAAGTACACATGCCCATGAG GTTGTCGAAGCCAAGTTTAATGACGAAAAGAAGCAAGAGAAAGAAGGGACCATAGTTCCAAGACAATTCATGGAGCTGGGCCCAAGTGGTTCCAAAGCTGATCCACTGGATGAGCCATCTAATTCCCATACTTCATCAGAAGAAAGAACGCTTTCTGGATCACCTCGCAACAATATGGAATTATTGTCAAGGGATAAGGCAATTGGCCGCGAAGAGAGTCCAGAATCTGAAAGTTGGGCTCCAAATAAGGTCCCTAAATTAATGAATTCATCAAAACCTGTTGAGCAACCAACCGAAGCAACTATGAGGAAAGCTCGTGTCTCCGTCCGTGCCCGATCAGAAGCTCCTATG ATTAGTGATGGCTGCCAGTGGAGAAAATATGGTCAAAAGATGGCTAAAGGCAATCCGTGTCCACGTGCTTATTATCGTTGCACGATGGCTGTTGGTTGTCCAGTGCGCAAACAG GTGCAAAGGTGTGCGGAGGACAGGACAATCTTAATAACAACATACGAAGGTACACATAACCACCCCCTACCACCAGCAGCCATGGCAATGGCATCCACTACATCAGCAGCAGCAAACATGTTGCTCTCTGGTTCCATGCCAAGTGCTGATGGACTTATGAACACAAATTTCCTAGCCAGGGCCATGCTTCCATGTTCATCAAACATGGCAACTATTTCAGCATCTGCTCCATTTCCAACGGTTACATTGGACCTCACAGCCCAAAATTCAAATGCTGCACTGCCTAATTATCACCAAAGAGTTAACCACGCTAATAATGCTCAATTCCAATTCCCTTTACCAGCTGGACTTAATCACCCGAATTTCATCGCTTCAATGTCAGCTCCACAAATGCCTCAGGTTTTAGGCCAGGCTATGTATAACCAGTCAAAATTTTCGGGTTTACAAGTTTCTCAGGACAATATTCACCACCCATCAATTTCTCATGACACACTCTCCGCTGCCACGGCTGCGATCACTGCTGACCCTAACTTCACTGCCGCCCTTGCCGCGGCCATCTCCTCCATCATAGGTTGTGGTTCTCATCCCAACAACAACGGCAACAGTACCATGTCTGGTCCATcaagcaataacaacaacactaGCAGTTTCCCAGGGAACTAA